The segment CGGTCCAGCAATTCGCTGATGTAGCCGATCGCATACGCCGCATCCAAGCCCGTGTAGAACCGCGGCAGACCGGCCCACAGCCCGCCATGCGTCTCGGCGTAGCCGAACAACCAACGATTCGGCACGCCCGCGCGATCCGGGCTGCTGAACCGCAGCTCGAGAAACGACGGCGCGAACAGATTCCAATAGTTGCCGAGGCGCGAGCCGGTGAGCTGGTCATACGGTCCTTCGTTTCGTCCGCCGAGCGACGGCAGCTCCAGCGCCAGCGGCACGAACGGCGGCTCCGTGCCGCGATCAGCCACCTCGGCGATCACGTCCCCGATTCGCTTTCGCAGCCGCGCCGCCGCCGCATCGAGCTCGCCCGCGTCCGCCGCCGTTTCCGGCGAACCGAAACGTCGGAAAACGTCCGCCGTCTCCACCATGCCGCGCCAGCAGGCTGCCGTCGCATACAGGCTCGTGGCCGGGTCGCGCACGTCACCACCATAAATGTGTGGCGGCAGCAACCCACGCGTGAGCGGCGAGCGCGTCGCCGCGTTCTCCTCGCGCACGCGCTCCGTCCAGCGCGCGCCCTCGAGCAGCGCCGGGGCCATCGATTCCAGCCAGCTCGCATCGCGCGTGTAGCGGACGATCGCCGCCGCCGCGATTGCCGCCGCACCGTTGCGCGATTGGTGGTGAACGTTGGTTTTGTCCAGGTTCTCCGGCTCGAGCATGATCGCCGCCTGCCGTTTCGCCTCCTCGCCCCGACCCCAGAGCGCCAGCGCCATCGGCGGCCAGGCTTCCTCGATTCCGAAGTAGGCCTGGTAAAAGTAGGCACCGTAGCTCAGCCGCTCGCGACCCTGGTAACGCACACGCGCGATCGCCTCGATCTGGCTCAGCCAGGTATCGACGCGTTCCGTCCACGCGAGCGACGGCAGTCGCACTTGGGCGCCCGCCATCAGCCGGGGCAGCCAACCTCGGCGGAACTCGTCGAAGGCCCGCCGAAATTCCGCCGCCCCGAAGCCTGCGTCCGCCGCCGCCGCGTCGGTTTGTGGAGTCTGATGTGCACGCATCCGGTTTCATCCGGCTCGAAGGTCGCGAGCATCTCCACCGGCCCGAGCGGCTGCAGCTCGAACCGTTGCGCCGAGGAAAAGACCTCGTGGCCCCACTCGTCCACCACCTGCGCGTCAGCCCTGCGATACCCTGGCGCGAGCACGAAGAACGGGATCGGCGTCCGCTCGCGCGTCCGGTCGTCCCAGTGATGCACGTTCGGCCGGCGCCCCATCCCCAACGCGAGTCGCACGTCGTCGGACGCACCGCGCAGCTCGAAACGAACATGCACCCGCGCGACTGCATCCGCTCCGGCGCGCCACGAGAACAGCTGCTGCCGCACGACGATTTCGCCGCAGCGCCACTCGATCTCCCAGCACGGCAGCGTGCGACCATCGTCCGTCTTCAGGAAACTCGTGCGAGCCGACAGCGGGGCGGGACGGATGAGCCGCTCGCCGATCAACAGCGCCGGCGCGAACCAATGGTCCTCCTTGCCGCCGCCGGCCGCCTCGCGGCTTGGCCACGTGGTCAACCACTGCCCGTTCTGATACGCAAAACCGGGACTCGAATCGTTGAAGCTCGCCAGAAGCACTTTTTGGAAATCGAGCGGGAACGCCGCAGCCTCGAGTTCGGCCCACGACATTTCGCGCGCCAGGCCGGGCGGAATCACCGGGTCAACCAGGCTTTGCTGTTGGCGGCGAATCTCCGCGGGCGAAAACGAGATCGCGCGCACGTGTTCCGGCAGCGCAGCACCGAAATCGCCCGTCTCCACGAGACGGTATCTCGGGAGTTCGCCGAGTGCCTCGACGCGAACGCCGAGGACCTGATCCCAGAACGCGTCGCGCGCTCGCGGCGATTCGACGCCCACTTTCGCACCGGCGAGTTCTTCCGGCAGGCGCCACGTGACGGCCCAGAGTTGCTGAAACGGCGCGACCAGCTGCGACTTTTTCCCCCGCAGCTCGATCGCTTGGCCGCTGAGCGTCGTCATCCGCGCCGGCTCGTAGGAGTGATCGCCGAATCGAAGAAACGACACCTCGCCGCCGGGCGGCACCTCGATCTCGCCGGCCTGCTCGGTCAGCGCTACGCGCTGCAGCCACTCGCTGCCGGCAACGCTCGCGACCGACATCACCGCCAAGACCGCCGCCAACAAGCGTGGGCAGATCCAACCAGTCGAAGCCGTGTGCCACCTGTCGGGCGGGGTGTCCCGCCCCCGCCGGAGGTCGGATGCGGCGGAGTCAGGAGACTCCGCCCTGCATTCGACTGCACAGACCCGGCCTGAACGTGAAGGTCTCCGCACGGCTCTTCAGCTAATTCGGAACAGGGAACACTGTCGACGCCGCACGCCCGGCTACGGCACAACGTTGAAATCGCTGAATACCGCCCCGGCGGGCGCGGTTTCGTAGCTCCACCGCTCGGCGTCGTGTACCCGCACCAGGATGTTGCCAACCTCGGGGGTAAGCAGCGTCTCCCGGCAGCGGCCGTCATGCGCCTTCAGGTAAGTTTCGACATCGCGCCTGAAATGATCGGCAAACGCTGCCCGCGCATACACCGCCGGATTGGCCGACACCAGAAACAGCACCGCATCGGTGCGCCGGAGGTAGTTCACATTCACCGAACCGTGAAAATGATGGTTGGCATACACCACGTGGCTGCGGACGTGGTCGGGGAATCGTTCCATCATCGTGACCTGATTCTGGCCATAGGTGTCCGCTCCGTCGGTGTAGACGAAGCCGTGATAAGTGAGCTGCAGCGAAAGCGAGCGGGAGTTCTCCTCGTCACCAGACTCGTAGGCATTGAGGACGAACCAGGACACGCCGCCGAGTTCGAAGCTCTCGCCGGCGTGATAGCTTTTGTAGTCGTGCTCCGCACCGATGGTCACTGCCTTCCGCAGCGCCTCAAGTCCGCCGACGTGATCTTCGTGATAGTGCGTGATGAAGAGGTGATCGATGTGAGTAATGCCGTGCGCCGCCAGGAATGGAATGACGCGGGACACGCCGTATTCGGGCTTGCCGGCATCGATCATGGCAACCTGGCCGTCCGGCAGCCGGATGACCGTCGACTTGCCGTGATCCACGTCAAGCGTCGCGATGAGCAGCGGCGCGGCCAAGGAATCTGCCGACGCCCGCACCGGCACCCGAATCTCCGCGCCATCGGGGAATTCCAGTTGCATGCGATGCACACCGGGTTTCAGCAGCGCAAACGCCCCAGCGGGAATTGTCAGCTGCATCGCATCGTCAACGAACGCATACGGCCGGGCCGAGGCGTCGAGCCTCCGGCCGTCGATGCTCACGGCCGGCGCAGCATGACCATTGCGCCGGAGCAGGAAAACCAGATCGCGGGGCCGACGCAGATCCACCCGAGCCTCGCGCGGGGAAATCACCGGCAGTTCATAACGCGGCCGGGGTTCGGCGTAGGGCTGCGAGGTGAAGCGCAGCCGGTCGAGCGTGACCTCCGCCTCGACCGCCTCGAATGCGAGGGTATTCGAGCCGGCGACGAGCGGCACGATGACCTGGCTTTCATACCAATCGCCAAACGTCGCCGCCAGGCCGATGCCACGAGACACGTTGTTCACCGCGAACTCCGCATAGGTCGAATTACGCTGGGTGCGATAGCCCAGGTTCAATTCGTAGCGCCCGGCCAGCGCCGACGTCACCGACCAGGTCACCCGCCCCTTCGGCATCACTCGGACGGCGTTGCCGCCGGCGGCGTTGGCGTCAGCGACGCACTCCGCCGGCCCGGCTACCTCACCCGTTTCCGCCTCGATCACGCGCGGCAATCCAGCGTCGTCGGCTTGGGCGCAGAACACATTCACGATCATTGCGACGAGCGCCAATGGCCGCTTCATGGGAACAGGACCCCGCTTTGGTGCCGCCGAGTGCAATCGCCCGGCCCGGCGACAGGCGGCAGGATCATGCCGGAACGGAAACGCGAATTTTTCATAGGGAAGAGCGTCGAGAGTGATCGGAGGTGAAGACGAAGCCCCGTCTTCCGATCCGGCCGCGATGCCGAGGCGTTGTCAAACGGGTCGGGGACGAGAGGGAGAAGCGCCGTCACTGTGCCGCCAGTGTACGCGGCGCCCGCCGTCCTCGCGATGAGAACGAGATTTTCCGAGTTGAGACCTATTCCAACGCTGGCTCCGTGATCGGCCATCCGAGGAAAGGACGGGATCGAGTCGCCGCACCCCGGACTACGCCCGAAATGTCCGTAATGCGCCCGTTTGCCCATACGTCCCTTGTAATGCTTCGCACCACCTGCAGGGACAAGCCTCGCCCTAGCCCGGATCTTTCACGAACTTCGTGAAAGATCCGCCCTTCGGGCCGACTTTGTCGGGGCTAAATTGCCGCCCCGACAAGTCGGGGCTCCGCCGCAGGCGGACGGAAATTTCGAGCACATGAATACTCTCGTTCATGAAATTTCCGGGCCAAGGACCGGGGTCCGGCGGCTCAGCGCGGGGCGGCGACCTCGGCAAACCAGCGGAGCGCTTGCTCGACGTGTTCGGGGCTGAGCTCGTGCCTCCCGGCGAAACGCTCGTGTCGCAGCCGCGTGAAGCCGCTGCTGCGGAGGCGCCAAGCGACGTCCTCGACCTGTTCGCGGGTGGCGATCGGATCGTCCCGGCCGCCGCTCAGGAAAACGGGGATGCTGAGAAACTGCGCTCGGGTGCGGTCGGTCCTGAAGAAGCGGAGCACCTCCGACATCGTGGCCTCGTTGCAGCCGCCCTGGAAAACGCCAATCGGCGGACGACCCAAGTCGGTGGCCATCGCAGCAAGCGTGGCGGAGCGTTTGGCGCCGCCGGAGAAGCCGCCGAAGGCGCGCGGCCATTCCGGAAGGTGCGCCCATTCCAACTGAAGTCGTCCGATCGCGGCGATGAGCAGCGCGTAGCGGAGCGTGTGCGTCTCTTCATCGCGGTCGCTGGTGGGATCGGCGGCGATGACGATCCAGCCGGCCTTGA is part of the Opitutus terrae PB90-1 genome and harbors:
- a CDS encoding MBL fold metallo-hydrolase, which encodes MKRPLALVAMIVNVFCAQADDAGLPRVIEAETGEVAGPAECVADANAAGGNAVRVMPKGRVTWSVTSALAGRYELNLGYRTQRNSTYAEFAVNNVSRGIGLAATFGDWYESQVIVPLVAGSNTLAFEAVEAEVTLDRLRFTSQPYAEPRPRYELPVISPREARVDLRRPRDLVFLLRRNGHAAPAVSIDGRRLDASARPYAFVDDAMQLTIPAGAFALLKPGVHRMQLEFPDGAEIRVPVRASADSLAAPLLIATLDVDHGKSTVIRLPDGQVAMIDAGKPEYGVSRVIPFLAAHGITHIDHLFITHYHEDHVGGLEALRKAVTIGAEHDYKSYHAGESFELGGVSWFVLNAYESGDEENSRSLSLQLTYHGFVYTDGADTYGQNQVTMMERFPDHVRSHVVYANHHFHGSVNVNYLRRTDAVLFLVSANPAVYARAAFADHFRRDVETYLKAHDGRCRETLLTPEVGNILVRVHDAERWSYETAPAGAVFSDFNVVP